One Labilithrix sp. genomic window, CGAGCAACGAGGTGCACTCGCTCGCGGGAGGCGAGGCCGACGTCGCGCTGCGGATGGCGAGGCCCGCGCGCGGGGAGCTCGTCGCGCGGAGGCTCGCCGTCGCGTCGTTCGCGCTCTTCGCTGCGCGCTCTCTCCGTGTCGACCGTGACACGCCGTGGCTCGGCGTGAGCGGGACCCTCGCGCGCGTGCCGGAGCATCGGCTCGCGGCGCGCGCGCTCGGCGGACGAGCGCCGCGCCTCCTCGTGCCGGACATCGACTCGCTCGCGACGGCGGTCGCGGCCGGGCTCGGCGTGGCGGTGCTGCCGCGGCTCTACGCGGCGCAGAGGGGTGACCTCGTCGAGGTCGATCCACGCGCGCTGGGGGGACGCGAGGTCGGGCCGTTCGCGGCGCGCGCGCTCTGGCTCGTCGTTCATCGATCGAAGCGCGATCTGCCCAAGATCCGCGCCGTCGTCGCCTGGCTCGACGCGCTCTTTCGCGACGATGCGCCGCGCCGATAGCATCAGCTCTTCACGAGCGATCTCATGGGCTAAGATCCTCCGTCCCATGAGCAACGACAAAGGGATCGCCCTGACGCACCTCACGGGCGACGGCCACGCGCACATGGTCGACGTCGGCGAGAAGGAGATCACGGCGCGCCGCGCGATCGCCCGCGCGCGGGTCCGCATGCGCCGCGACACGTTCGTCGCCCTCGCCTCCGGCACGACGCCGAAGGGCGACGTCCTCGCCGCCGCGCGCATCGCCGGCATCCAGGCGGCGAAGATGACCTCGCATCTCATCCCGCTCTGCCACGCGATCGCCCTCACGCGCGTCGAGGTCTCGATCCGCCTCGACGGCGGGATCGCCGTCGTCGACGCGGTGGCGGAGGCGCGCGACCGCACCGGCGTCGAGATGGAGGCGATGGTCGCGGCGAGCACGGCCGCGCTGACGCTCTACGACATGCTGAAGGCGATCGACAGGGGCATCACCTTCGACATCGCGCTGGTCGAAAAGAGCGGCGGCAAGAGCGGCCTCTGGAGCCGCCCCCCGAGCCCGACCGACACCGAGGACGTCGAGACGAGCGCGCCGTGACCGCGCGCGCACGCGCCTCGATCCGCGAGGAGCCGCTCTCGGTCGACGAGGCCCTCTCCCTCGTGCGCCGCCCCGAGGCCGGCGGCGAAGCGGTCTTCGTCGGCGTCGTCCGCAACACGAGCGACGGCCGCGCGGTGACGCGCCTCGAGTACTCGGCCTACGCGTCGATGGCGGTGAAGGAGATGGATCGCATCGCGGCGGAGATCGAGCGCGAGGTCCCGGAGTCGCGCGTCGCGGTGATGCATCGGACCGGCTCGCTCGCCGTCGGCGACGCCGCCGTCGTCTGCGCCGCGAGCGCCCCTCACCGCGGCGAGGCCTTCGAGGCGTGCCGCCTCCTCATCGATCGCATCAAGGAGCGCGTCCCCATCTGGAAACGCGAAATCGGCCCCGACGGCGAAGCGTGGGTAGGCTGGGAAGACGCGCGCTGCGCCCCCGATCACGCGCATCACGATCACTGATCGCATCGCTCCGAGCTACGAGCTCGGAGCTCGGCGTTGGCGCTCCATGCTCGCCGCCTCAGTACGTGTCGACGATCCCGAAGTCGTCCGCGTCGAGCGGCGGCGCGGGAGGCGCGGGCGTCTCGGGGAGGGTGGAGAAGGCAGCGTCGACGGCCGCGCGGATCTCCGACCACGGCGTCTCGAACGTCGGGACCGTACCGACGGTGACGAACCTGTGCGCGTCGCGCTCGCGCGTGAGGTTGTAGATTCGATAGCAGGAGCCGTGGTGCGGCTCGTGGAGGTCGCCGAGCGGGATCGAGACCGGCTGCATGACGCCGTTCGCGTCCGCCTTCATCCAGCCGGCGCGGTAGAGCGCGAGGCACTCCTTCGGATCGATGCCGTCCGACGCATAGCGCCCCGCCTGACTCGGGTCCGCGATGCGGCTCTCCATCCAGCGCGCCCACGCGTCGGAGGTCTCGGTCGCGTCGAGCCCCGTCTTCGTCATGAGCTCCATCGAGAGATCGTCGGCCTCTTGCTCCATCGTGTAGATGCCGAGCTTGCGCGCGACGACCATGGCCTTGAAGGCCATGCTGTCGAAGTCGAGCTCCTTCGCCTTGCCCTGCAGCTCACCGAAGAGGTCCGAGAGCATCTTGGACGGTGGAGTCGCGCCGGGCGCGGCGGTCGGGACGAGAGACGCTCCAGCGCCGAAGTTGCGATAGAGGAGCGACTGCATGTTCGACGTCGGGATCTGGTCATTGGGCCCGACCTTCGTCATCACCGCGCAGTTGATGAATTCTTTTTCGACCTCGAGATACTTGGCAATCGCGGCCGGAGACGGCACGGCCCCGCGATAGCGAAGCTCGTTCACGTACGGCGCGATACCGGTGTAGAGACCCGTGCAAGACGCATCGAACGGCGCGGCCTCGGGGGCGCGCGGCGGGTTGAAGCCGTTCTGCATCGCGGCGACGAGGTCGAGGATCAGAGGCCGAAGTCGCTCGCTCATCAGCGATCCGGTGATCGGAGACGGGAAGTACGGCGAGAGCTGCTGCAAGCGCTGCTGGAGCTCGGCCGAATCGGCGACCGGCTCGGGCTTCCCCGGCACCGGAGGCGTCTTCTGCTCGTAGAAGTAGTTGTACGTGCCGTGGCGCGAGCCGTGCGCCTTGTAGAAGTGGGCGAGCTCGTGCGCCACGACCATCGCGACGGCCTTCTCATCCGGCAACGACTGGAGGATGCGCGTCGTGAAGTAGATGTACTGCGACGAGCGGTACGTCACCGCTTCGAGGTTGCTCAGGTCCGCGGGGCGGCCGTACGTCGAGAGCGTGCATCCGCTGTACGGACCGCCGTCGGGGTTCGCTCCGACCACGGAGAGGCGGTCGCCCGTCCATTCGTAACGACACGGCGTGCCGGTCTGCCCGGCCGGTCCAAAGTCGCTGTGCCGTTCGAGCCAGCGCGTCGCGCCGGACTTGCTCGGCCAGTTCGTGGCCTCCGCGCACGCGCCCTGGCCGAAGGCGACGTTGCTTGCATAGAGCGAGATGTTGGTCACCGGAGCCGCGCCAGCGTCACCATCGACGCCGGGCAGGGGTATGGGCGCGCCGGGGGCCGGGATACCTGAAAGATCCACCGGGCGGCCGAGGCACGTCCTGGCGGTCGAGGCCCAAGCGTTGTTCGTCCTCGAGTTGTAGACGACGATCACGGGGCGGGGCGCCGCGAGCTCCTGGCCGGCGTTCTCCTTCACCATGATCCGAACCGTCGCGTCGAACGCGTCCGCCCACCTCTGGAGACGAACCGTGATCGGGTCGTCCGGCGGGAGCTCTACGCCCGTCCCGATCCGCGCCGAAGCGGCAGAAAAGCTCGCAAAATCGGCCTCCACCCACGAATAGACGGAGTTTTCGTTCGTGGGGTCCCCCTCCGTGTGCTCGCTCTCGTCGGACCCGACGGAGCCCTCCGCGTTCGAAGCGCAGTGCACGAAGGTGGTGAGCGCCGCGAGGCCCAACGTGATGAGCAAGCAGTTGCGCAACGGCCCGCTGTAAGGAAGGTTCATGCCCTACCTTTCAGCAGGTTTCAGGCCACCCGCGATCAGCGAACGACGATCCGGCCGACGCGAGGCTCGGCCGACTTCGAGTGGGTCGTGGAGAACGGCAGAGTACTCGCACGCGCCTGCCTTCTCGAAGCCTTCGGGGGCGTTGAGCTGCCCGTCTCGATGTCGAGGAAGCCGCGCGTGTCGGCGCGGTACTCGAGATAGCGATTGCTCGCCCACGACACGCAGCCGTCATCGCACGCCTTGCGATCGTCGGGGACGCCCGCTCGCGACCGGTCGCGATCTCGCGGATCACGATCTTCCCGTCGCGCGACGCGACCGTGTGCTTGCCTGCAAGAAGAGCTTCGTCGCATACCAGCTTCCGCCGGTGCCGGTGTATCCGCCGGTCCCGGTCGGCCGCATCCCGGCGCCGAGGACCGCGATCGAGAACGTCGTCGGCGCGAGCGGCTTCGTCCCCTGCCCGCGGTCCGGAGCCCAGAGGACGGCGTTCACGAACGCGAGCTTCTCCTGCGGGATCTTCGCGAAGCCGACGCCGAAGCGCACGCCTCCCGAGGCCTCCGCGTCGAAGAACGTCCAATCGCCTCCCGGCGCGTGGAAGGGCGCCGTCGTCGTCGGCTGCTGGCCCTCGTGGACCGCCCACTCGACGCCGGCACGATGCCACGACACCGGCGAGCCACACCCAGAGAACACGACGTCTCAGCATCCGACGCGGCCCGAGCCTAACGCCTCCCCTACCCCAAATGGGGACGCGCTCGGTGGCTCAGAGCAGCGGGAGGACGGCGCGCTCCATCGCTTCAGCGGCTCGCGCGTCGTACGCGAACGCGTCGGGTGCGCTGGACTTCAGGAGGTGACCGTGCGCGAGCGCCTCGCGCTCGATGCCGTCGAGGGCGCCGAGCTTCGTCGCGGCGGCGGCGGGGACGAGGACGCGATGGCCTGGGCTGCGGACGTGGGCGGAGAAGGTCTTCGGCTCGCGTTTGCGGTCGAGCGCGGAGACGAGGCGCTCGTAGGGGAGCTCGAAGCTCGGACCTTGGAGCTGAGCGCCGAAGGCGGAGGCGACGCCGCCGAGGTTCTTCTCGATCGCGCCGGCGCGGCGGAGGACGTCGGTCGCCATCGTGGCGAGGGCGGCTCGCCCTGCGTCGCCGTTCGGCCGCAGGCAGGACCACGCGACTTGCACGCGCACGTATCGGTCCGCGTCTTCGGGGCGCGGGAAGTGGTTGGAGCCTTCAGGTTGATGCGAGACCTCGAGGCGCTTCGCGCGGTTCCACGGACCGAGCTCCAGCGTCACGTCGGCGCCCTGCTCGAGCTCCGCCTCGATCTTCTTCCACGTCGCGTCGCCGACGACGATGGGCGCCGGGAACTCGAGGGACTCGCCGCCCTTCCGCAGCACCCGTGCGCGCAGGCCGTCGTCGGCGCCCGGCGTCTCCTCGTAGTGGTCGAAGCGAAGGTCGCACGTCGGGTCGCGCGTCACGCGCATCGTGAGCTGACCGCGCACGAAGACCTCGGCGCCGCGATCGAGCGCGGCGTAGATTTCATCGTGCGACGCGCCGTCGGCGAGGACGACCTTCTCCGGTCGTGGATCGCTGCGATGGACCTCGAAGAGCGTCTCGCCGATCGTCGCGACGATGCCGACGACCGCGCCCGCGATCTCCGACCATGAGCGATCGAAGCCGAGCCAGCCGCAGGCGAACGTGCGTCCGGCGTAGGCATCGAGGTGGTACTCGCTGTCCGGCGTCGGGACGCCGTCGGGCAAGAGCGGGATCCGCAGCGCGGGCGAGATCCGGATCGTGTTCCTGCTCGTCGCCTCGAGGGTCGCGTCACCGGCCGACATCGTCGCCTCGAGGTGGAGCGGACCTTCACCTTCGCGCGCGAGGAGGCTCTCGACGTACACCACGACCTCGCTCGGCCGCTCGAACGCGCCGCCGCCAAACGCCGGTCGGTCGGGCTCGGCCACGAGCTCGACGGCGGGGCCGCGCGCGACGATCGCGCTCCCCGATCGATCGAGCGCGAGCTCCGAGCGCACGCCTCCCGCCCCCATCACGTAGACCGACGCGACCTCGAGCAACGCGAAGCCGCTCCCCGCGAGGCGAATCGTGAGGTCGCGCGCGCGGTCGCCTTCCTTTCCGCCGGAGAGTTGCAGCGTGGTGTGGAAGCGATGCACGCGCCCGACGAAGCCGGCCTCCTTGCTCGACATGGGCGCCTCGAGCGAGAGCGGCTGCGGACCAGCGGCCGCGCCGAAGCCGGACATCATCTCCGACAGGAACGTGGCGGGATCGACGCCGAGGCCGGCGAGGTCCGGCGCGAACGCAGCCGCGAGCTTCGCGATCTCCGCGCGCACGCGGTCCTCTCGCGGCGGCGCCCGCTCCGCGTCGAACGCGTAGAGGTAGGCCGTTCGGCCGTCGGCCTCCTCGTCGTAGGAGGAGAGGAGCGCGTTGGGCAGACCGAGGACCTCGGCGACGGCGAGGACGTTCGGCTCTCCCCCGAGCTTCTCGACGACGATGCCGGCCTCGAGCTGCTCCCTCGCCTCCGGGAAGTAAGCGGCGAGGAAGAGAGGACGGATGCGATGCCGTCCATCGGCCTCGAGCACCGCATCCTCCGGCACCGTCGACACCCCGACCTTCTCGCCGCCGCGATGCACGGCAACCGACGAGTAAAACGCATGATCGCACTCCCCCTCGAGCGTAAAGACCGGCTCCGCGATCGCGACAGAGAGCGCCCCCGCCCACTCCGTCATCTTCCTCGGATCGTCGGCAAGCATCACCCAACCATCCCGCATCGCAACGACGACCCGACGCATGCCCTCGGGAAGCCCCACGTCCGTCTTGAAGTACCCCTCCTTCGCGAGCACAGCATCCACGACCGCAAGAACCTCGTCGACCGCCGCGCGAACGAACATCGCCTTGATCACGCGCCCATGCTTTCACAGCTACGCCCGCGTCCATCGCTCGATTCAGCTCGGAGGCGAGCTATGCTGGACGAGGATGGTCGCACGCTCGACGTTCGTGCTCCCCCTCGGGGCTTTCTCGGAGGGCCGGCTCCCGGGCCGCTACACGCTCGAGGAGTGGTACGAGCTCAACGCGCGACGCGACGAGAAGTTCGAGTACTTCGACGGGTTCGTCGTGTGCATGAGCGGAGGCTCGAAGGATCATGCCACCATCACGTCGAACATCCATGGCGCGCTGTTCGCGCAGCTCAGCGGCAAACCATGCCGAGCTCGGCCCGAGTCGCAAGCGATCGCCGTGAGCGCGAGGCAGTTCCGATTCGCGGACGTGTCCGTGGCCTGCCCGCCTCAGTTCGTCGACATCCGCGGCTTCGACTGCCTCGCCAATCCTACGGTGATCGTAGAGGTGCTCTCCGCGTCGACACGTGAATTCGACGAAGGCGACAAGCTCGCCGACTGGCTCCGAATCCCAAGCGTGCGGCACGTCCTCCTCATCGAACCCGATCGCCCCCTCGTTCGCCACTTCACGCCCGGCATCGCGGACGCCCGCGCGCACGAGACGCTCTCGATGCACATCGAGCTCCCCGAAGTCGGCGGCACGCTCACCGGCCGCGACATCTACCTCGACGCCTCGTGGCGCTGAGCGGAGGTCACGGCGCAGCACCGACGCCGGCTCAGCTCGGCTCGGCACCGAACACACCGAGACCGAAGTGCGAGGCGTACCCGATCGCAATCGGACCGCGCACCGGCTCATCGAAGACGAGACGAAGCGCGAGGCCGAGATCCTTCGGCGGCGCCGCCGCGGGCGGACGCCGAACTCGGACGAAATGACGGAGGTGGAGCGTCTGCGCATCCCACGGCAGCATCTCGATCTCCGCACGCGGAAAACCGCGGCTCGAGAGTTCTTCCCTCACCTGCTCTAGCCACGAGTTCTTTCCCTTCGACTTCACGAAGCGTGGCAGAACGGTCGGCGTCACACTCGTCCAGCGGCGCGCGCCTTCGCGCGGACCGAGGAGACGTTCGACGCCCCTACCTAGCGGCTCGGGGATCGCGCGGAGATCGTCGAGAGTTCCCTCACCGACCAGCGCGACACGCAGCTCTCCCACGCCTCCCTTCGTCCACGTCCGCTCGAGGCCCTGAATCCCGCGCTGCGCGACAGAGCCGAGGCCCATCCGCGCGAAGATGAGGACGTGATCGAGCCCCCCATCAGCGTCGAGATCGACCGGCAGCACGTGCGCATGCCCGTGACCTCGGAGCGGACGGCGCAACGTGTCCCTGCCCGTCAGCTCCGGAGCTCGACCGTCCACGCGCGAGACGAGCGCACGATGAACGAGCTCCGCCTGCGGGAGTGTGCGCGCGACCGACGGGAGCGCGCCTCGATTACCGCTCGGCGTGGACAGCGCGAGGAGCGCGCTCGTCACCTCTCGCCGCGACGGGCGTGGACGCGTGGGCGACGGCGTGACCGCGAGCGCTTCGCGCTGGCGCCAGTACAGGACGCGTCGCGAGCCGGGCGGCTGACTCCAACCGTGAATCTTCCACCACGACGTATCGCGCTGCAGACAGTCGACGAGATCGATCGGATACGGCGCGACAGCAGCGGCACGTGCCTTCTCGAGCTTCTTGCTCGGCTTCGACTTCGACGGCACGTCCACCGGTATCCCTTGCGACGCGAGCGCGTGCGTGACGCGCTCCTCACGCCATCGCTGGTAATCGACGGCTTCGACGGGCGCGAGGAGCGCGATCTGCTCCCAACCGCGCTCGCCGACCATTCCGTCGACGTGAGGCCGAACGTCGAAACCGTCGGAGATCGCATCGTCGGATACGAGCTCGCCCTCGACCCAGCTCTCGCTCCGGCCCAGGTAGGGCAGATCGCGCGCGATCGCTCCCAGCGTCTCACGCGCACGCTCACCGAGCGCACAGTCCCAGCACACCGCGACGACGCCGTCGCCCACGTCGGCCCAGGCGTCGAACACCAGCGACGTCTTCTCGCGGCCCTTCTCGAGCGTCGCCATCGGCATATAGTGACGACTGTGCGCGATGGACGCGAGCGGGAGGCGATAGCGCGGCAGCGTCGACGCGAGCGCCTCGATCAGCTCCCGGCCCTCCGCCGGCACCTGTGACCACCGCTGCGTCGCGTAGCCTGCCGCGATGATCGCACGCACGAGACGCCACGGGCTCGGTGGCCACTCGACGAGCGCTTCGTTGACGTGGTGCCCGTGCGGCGTCGCGTGATAGCGCCCGCCGGGAAAACGGAGCAGGAGCGTCGGCATCGCTCACTGCTCCGCGCCGTCGCCGTCGTCCTCGCTTGCCTCGACGGCGTCATCGCCCTCGGCGTCCTTGCCCTTCTTGAGCTCCGCCTCGTACGTCACCGTCTTGTGGACCATCTTCTCTCGACACGCGGCGATCGCGCTCGGCAAGCCCCCTTCACCTTCGAGCTCCGCGAGCGACGGAAGCGTGAAGCCCTCTGGCCGGAGCGCGGCGATCGGTGCTCCGCGATCGACGGGCTCGAGATCGCAAGCCGCACGCAGCCGGAGGTCTCCATCGAGGAGCCGCCGGACACGGTGCAGCGCAAGCAGGATGAGCAGGCGCTCGACCTCCGCGCCGAGCGCGTAGCCGCGGATCTGTGCGAGATCGAGGTTCACGTGACAGTCGATCCGCTCGGCGGTGAACTCGTCGCGCGCGAAGGGCACGTTCCCGAAGCCGTCCTTCGTCACGCCTGACGGGTTGACGTGATCGTTCTTCACGCCGCCCGAAGGCGCGACGCGCACGCCGGAGGCCTCGATGAACGCCGAGAGCGCCCGCGCGATGCGGAGGCGGCCGCCCGCGAGCTCCTTCTTTGCGAGGAAGACGCCGTGAACGAGGCTGCCGACATCGTAGCGGAGGAGGACCTCCGCCAGCCTTGCGCGATCGATTGGTCCTTCTTCGAGCCCACCGAGATCCTTCTTGAGCTGGTCGAAGAACGACGGATCGAGCCTATTCTCGAGGAGGTACGGGCTGTTCAGCCGGTGAGCTTCGAGCATCGTGTCCGTGAGAAACTCCTTCTTGCGCGTGACAGTCACGTGCGAGATCCCGTCGAGGATCTTGATCGGACGTTTGCTGGCGACGTCCCAGCACGTCGTCTCGAGTCGGTTCGCCATGCTCTGCGCGCTCTCGACCAGGAGCTTCGCGCCGTCCTTGGTCTGATAGGTCGCTGCTCCGAGGCTCGGGAAGCCGGTGGGCTGGAACCGGTCGCCCTGCAGCGGCTGGAGCGCGACGGTGAACAGCACGCGGGGTGAATTGGCGAGAGAGTTGAGATCGACGCTCATCCGTGTCCTCCTACTTCGTCGAGACCATCGCCGGCTCGAACGATCGAGCGAGCGCGCGAGCCGACATGCGGCCGATCGGGAACGCGAGCGCAGACGCCCACAGCCGGGCGGTCACCGCGTCCGCGTATCCCGTGAGAATGGGCGGAGAAAGACCGGCAGCGCGCAGACGTCGCAGCGCGACCTCGATCGCCGCGGGAACGTCGCCGGCGCGGAGCCGGCGGAGCATCGCCGGATCGGTTGGGATGACTGGACGGTCCGGGAGCGCCCACGGCAAGGATGCGAGGCGGAGCGCGACCCACCCCTCGTCCGGCGCCGGGCCGCGCACGCCGGTGAGATCGATCCGCGAGCGCCAGAGATCCCAGCGCACCGCCATGAACGCGCGAGCGAGCGCCGACACGCGCTCGAGATCGACCGCCCCGCGCAGGACGGCTCCCAGATCGGCGAGATGCGCCGAGCACCCCGGCGCGGCGACGAGCGCGAGGCGGCGCTGACCGCGCTGGGTCCCTTCGAGGAGACGGCGCTCCACGAGCGCCACGAGATCCGAGGCCGCGCTGCGACCGCTCATCACGACGCGTGGATCGCGGGCGAGGCGTCCGTCTTGCTCGGCATAGCGGCGCGCGGCGCGATCGAGCGGGAGCCAGTGATGCCGGATCGGATCGTGTGGACCGCGCGGACCGTGGAAGCTCGCGGCGCTGCCGAGCGCGCACGCGAGCCGCCACTCGGCGGTGCCGTCGTTCGTCGCCTCGATCCACGCCGGCAAGAGCGCCGGGATCGGCCCGAGCTTCGTCGCGCTCCCGAGCTGCTGGACGCTTTCGACATCGACCGCCGCGAGGAGGACCGCTTGCCACCGTCCCGGCGCGGGGTCGTGCGTGAGCGCGGCGTACATCGCGTTCGCCAGCGCTCGCTCGACGCGACCGAGGCGCGCAGGCGCTCCCTTGTCGTTCGCCGCGCGGCGAAGCCGGTCAGTCCACGATGCGAGATCGTCGATGAGACGCCCCTCCGGTCGTGCGACGACATGCACGCGGTCGAGGGGCACGGCAAACTTCTGCTGGCCGTTGCGCTCGAGATAACCGAAGCGCGCGAACGCTCGAATCCCGCGCGCGATCCCGAGGCGCGCGATGGCACGCACGGCGTCCATCGGGTTCGTCGCGACGGCGCGCCCGACCTGCGCTCGTCCCTCGCCGAGCAACGCGCGGACGTCTGCGATCGAAGCGGGTCGAGACCAGAGCGGCATCCACTGCTCGCCGCGCTCGGCCTTCTCGTCGCCGGCGGAGCCGTGACCGATCGGGTGAGGACGGACGGCGAACGGCGCGCTCGGACGTCCGGCTGCGAGCGTGTCGAGCTGCCGCGTCGAACGCGCGCCGAAGAGGACGGCGCCCTCGAGCATCAAGACGAAGTCCCATGGATTGACGAAGGCCCCGCCGCTCGTCCCTGTCGTCGCGTTCGCACCGCCGGCGCTCCCAGGGAGAAACTGCCCGACCGCCGCGCCCGGGAGACCGGCGACCGCTCGCGCCCAGAGCGCGCCTTCCAGCGTGACGCGCGCGAGCGGGGTCGGAGCGCCGGTCGCCATGTCGAAGAGCCTCGCGACGTGCTGCATGGCGTTGTTCGTGAAGTCGATGCGACCATCGTTGCCGCCCGTGCCCAGGAGAGAAGGGAACGACGGCGCGCCGTCCTCGCCGAGGACCACCGCCGCATCCATCCAGTCGCGATGCAGGCCGCGCCACTCGCGTTGACACGGGTTGAAGAGGTC contains:
- a CDS encoding LysR family transcriptional regulator, producing the protein MEEWDLYRTFHAVAQSGGFAAAARALGVSQSTISRHVARLEGRAGTPLFERSMPGKTTERGAALLDAVRPMVEVAARADAALETASAIDGEVTITTVGEIVRWVLAPNLAPLYRAHPRLRVTLLASNEVHSLAGGEADVALRMARPARGELVARRLAVASFALFAARSLRVDRDTPWLGVSGTLARVPEHRLAARALGGRAPRLLVPDIDSLATAVAAGLGVAVLPRLYAAQRGDLVEVDPRALGGREVGPFAARALWLVVHRSKRDLPKIRAVVAWLDALFRDDAPRR
- the moaC gene encoding cyclic pyranopterin monophosphate synthase MoaC yields the protein MSNDKGIALTHLTGDGHAHMVDVGEKEITARRAIARARVRMRRDTFVALASGTTPKGDVLAAARIAGIQAAKMTSHLIPLCHAIALTRVEVSIRLDGGIAVVDAVAEARDRTGVEMEAMVAASTAALTLYDMLKAIDRGITFDIALVEKSGGKSGLWSRPPSPTDTEDVETSAP
- a CDS encoding molybdenum cofactor biosynthesis protein MoaE — its product is MTARARASIREEPLSVDEALSLVRRPEAGGEAVFVGVVRNTSDGRAVTRLEYSAYASMAVKEMDRIAAEIEREVPESRVAVMHRTGSLAVGDAAVVCAASAPHRGEAFEACRLLIDRIKERVPIWKREIGPDGEAWVGWEDARCAPDHAHHDH
- a CDS encoding Uma2 family endonuclease, whose translation is MVARSTFVLPLGAFSEGRLPGRYTLEEWYELNARRDEKFEYFDGFVVCMSGGSKDHATITSNIHGALFAQLSGKPCRARPESQAIAVSARQFRFADVSVACPPQFVDIRGFDCLANPTVIVEVLSASTREFDEGDKLADWLRIPSVRHVLLIEPDRPLVRHFTPGIADARAHETLSMHIELPEVGGTLTGRDIYLDASWR
- the cas5u6u gene encoding type I-U CRISPR-associated protein Cas5/Cas6; its protein translation is MPTLLLRFPGGRYHATPHGHHVNEALVEWPPSPWRLVRAIIAAGYATQRWSQVPAEGRELIEALASTLPRYRLPLASIAHSRHYMPMATLEKGREKTSLVFDAWADVGDGVVAVCWDCALGERARETLGAIARDLPYLGRSESWVEGELVSDDAISDGFDVRPHVDGMVGERGWEQIALLAPVEAVDYQRWREERVTHALASQGIPVDVPSKSKPSKKLEKARAAAVAPYPIDLVDCLQRDTSWWKIHGWSQPPGSRRVLYWRQREALAVTPSPTRPRPSRREVTSALLALSTPSGNRGALPSVARTLPQAELVHRALVSRVDGRAPELTGRDTLRRPLRGHGHAHVLPVDLDADGGLDHVLIFARMGLGSVAQRGIQGLERTWTKGGVGELRVALVGEGTLDDLRAIPEPLGRGVERLLGPREGARRWTSVTPTVLPRFVKSKGKNSWLEQVREELSSRGFPRAEIEMLPWDAQTLHLRHFVRVRRPPAAAPPKDLGLALRLVFDEPVRGPIAIGYASHFGLGVFGAEPS
- the cas7u gene encoding type I-U CRISPR-associated protein Cas7; protein product: MSVDLNSLANSPRVLFTVALQPLQGDRFQPTGFPSLGAATYQTKDGAKLLVESAQSMANRLETTCWDVASKRPIKILDGISHVTVTRKKEFLTDTMLEAHRLNSPYLLENRLDPSFFDQLKKDLGGLEEGPIDRARLAEVLLRYDVGSLVHGVFLAKKELAGGRLRIARALSAFIEASGVRVAPSGGVKNDHVNPSGVTKDGFGNVPFARDEFTAERIDCHVNLDLAQIRGYALGAEVERLLILLALHRVRRLLDGDLRLRAACDLEPVDRGAPIAALRPEGFTLPSLAELEGEGGLPSAIAACREKMVHKTVTYEAELKKGKDAEGDDAVEASEDDGDGAEQ
- the csx17 gene encoding type I-U CRISPR-associated protein Csx17; its protein translation is MSALHVHRLTGCAPAPLAHYLKGVGVLRVIAEQRDPEARGSWQDEHFSIVTALDRGELERFFLEEYSPTPFVSPWNKGSGFYLPNDPGLTPLATSTAPRFAAFRRGIEAARAPLEELATADAAVRELKERTKARKGMSAKEKAAAQALKSDPAFKAELAAANKRFSVLKADLFNPCQREWRGLHRDWMDAAVVLGEDGAPSFPSLLGTGGNDGRIDFTNNAMQHVARLFDMATGAPTPLARVTLEGALWARAVAGLPGAAVGQFLPGSAGGANATTGTSGGAFVNPWDFVLMLEGAVLFGARSTRQLDTLAAGRPSAPFAVRPHPIGHGSAGDEKAERGEQWMPLWSRPASIADVRALLGEGRAQVGRAVATNPMDAVRAIARLGIARGIRAFARFGYLERNGQQKFAVPLDRVHVVARPEGRLIDDLASWTDRLRRAANDKGAPARLGRVERALANAMYAALTHDPAPGRWQAVLLAAVDVESVQQLGSATKLGPIPALLPAWIEATNDGTAEWRLACALGSAASFHGPRGPHDPIRHHWLPLDRAARRYAEQDGRLARDPRVVMSGRSAASDLVALVERRLLEGTQRGQRRLALVAAPGCSAHLADLGAVLRGAVDLERVSALARAFMAVRWDLWRSRIDLTGVRGPAPDEGWVALRLASLPWALPDRPVIPTDPAMLRRLRAGDVPAAIEVALRRLRAAGLSPPILTGYADAVTARLWASALAFPIGRMSARALARSFEPAMVSTK